The Listeria welshimeri serovar 6b str. SLCC5334 genome has a window encoding:
- the trmFO gene encoding FADH(2)-oxidizing methylenetetrahydrofolate--tRNA-(uracil(54)-C(5))-methyltransferase TrmFO has product MEKSVNVIGAGLAGSEATWQLVKRGIKVDLYEMRPVKQTPAHHTDKFAELVCTNSLRANGLTNAVGVIKEEMRILDSIIIESADKASVPAGGALAVDRHEFSGYITEKVKNHPLVTVHTEEVTSIPDGPTIIATGPLTSPALAEEIKQLTGEDYLYFYDAAAPIIEKDSIDMDKVYLKSRYDKGEAAYLNCPMSEEEFKTFYEALVTAETAALKEFEKEVFFEGCMPIEVMAKRGIKTMLFGPLKPVGLEDPKTGKRPYAVLQLRQDDAAGTLYNMVGFQTHLKWGEQKRVFGLIPGLENAEIVRYGVMHRNTFINSPTVLEPTYQLKTRDDLFFAGQMTGVEGYVESAASGLAAGINAANFVQEKETIVFPAESAIGSLAHYITSASKKSFQPMNVNFGLFPELPSKIRAKQERNEKLAERALDAIKKVAEQV; this is encoded by the coding sequence ATGGAAAAAAGTGTTAATGTAATTGGAGCAGGATTAGCTGGTAGTGAAGCAACATGGCAATTGGTAAAAAGAGGTATAAAAGTTGATTTATACGAAATGAGACCGGTAAAACAAACGCCAGCACACCATACGGATAAATTTGCGGAGCTAGTATGTACAAATTCATTGCGTGCTAACGGCTTAACCAATGCGGTAGGCGTCATAAAAGAAGAAATGCGAATACTTGACTCCATAATTATTGAATCAGCTGATAAGGCATCTGTGCCAGCTGGAGGAGCGCTTGCAGTCGATCGCCATGAGTTTTCAGGGTATATCACAGAAAAAGTGAAAAATCATCCGCTTGTGACAGTTCATACTGAGGAAGTAACATCTATTCCAGACGGTCCAACTATAATTGCTACAGGGCCTCTTACAAGTCCTGCTCTTGCAGAAGAGATTAAACAGCTTACTGGAGAAGATTACCTTTATTTCTATGATGCAGCAGCACCAATTATTGAAAAAGATAGTATTGACATGGATAAAGTATATTTAAAATCAAGATATGATAAAGGAGAAGCAGCTTATCTAAACTGTCCAATGTCAGAAGAAGAATTTAAGACATTTTATGAAGCGTTAGTAACTGCAGAAACAGCAGCATTAAAAGAATTTGAAAAAGAAGTATTTTTCGAAGGTTGTATGCCGATAGAAGTAATGGCTAAGCGTGGCATTAAAACAATGTTATTTGGACCACTTAAACCTGTTGGATTAGAAGATCCAAAAACTGGTAAAAGACCTTATGCAGTATTGCAACTAAGACAAGATGATGCAGCTGGAACGCTTTATAATATGGTTGGTTTTCAAACGCATCTAAAATGGGGTGAGCAAAAACGTGTATTTGGCTTGATTCCAGGTTTAGAAAATGCAGAAATAGTTCGTTATGGCGTTATGCACCGAAATACATTTATCAATTCGCCAACTGTACTTGAACCAACGTACCAATTAAAAACAAGAGATGATTTATTTTTTGCTGGTCAGATGACTGGCGTTGAAGGATATGTAGAATCAGCGGCTAGCGGTCTTGCAGCTGGAATTAACGCAGCAAATTTTGTACAAGAAAAAGAAACAATTGTATTTCCGGCAGAATCAGCTATAGGAAGTTTGGCGCATTATATTACAAGCGCGAGCAAAAAATCATTCCAACCAATGAACGTGAATTTTGGCCTTTTCCCAGAATTGCCTTCCAAAATTCGTGCGAAACAAGAACGCAATGAAAAATTGGCTGAAAGAGCTTTAGATGCAATAAAAAAGGTTGCAGAACAAGTCTAA